From a single Sorghum bicolor cultivar BTx623 chromosome 5, Sorghum_bicolor_NCBIv3, whole genome shotgun sequence genomic region:
- the LOC8070183 gene encoding dirigent protein 15: MASEKGAYFEISTVTMPQKEVRMTLYVHQVVSGAKKNQQVVVPKQPIGFGVIAANDWTVFDGTGTGANLVGNARGMHLCGAMNGETWNIYFDLIFNNGRFKGSSLKLLGSIGPAEGEWAIVGGTGEFSLAQGVVAYKKVQDSDGTNIRELKFRVFYTPLKA, encoded by the exons ATGGCTTCAGAGAAAGGAGCCTACTTCGAGATCTCTACCGTGACGATGCCGCAGAAGGAGGTGCGCATGACGCTGTACGTGCACCAGGTGGTGAGCGGCGCGAAGAAGAACCAGCAGGTAGTGGTTCCCAAGCAACCCATCGGCTTCGGCGTCATCGCCGCCAACGACTGGACCGTGTTCGACGGGACGGGCACCGGCGCCAACCTCGTCGGCAATGCGCGGGGTATGCATCTGTGTGGTGCCATGAATGGTGAAACTTGGAACATCTATTTTGACCTCATCTTCAACAACGGAAG GTTCAAGGGATCCTCGCTGAAGCTGCTGGGAAGCATTGGGCCAGCAGAAGGCGAGTGGGCCATTGTGGGAGGAACAGGGGAGTTCAGTCTTGCCCAGGGTGTCGTCGCCTACAAGAAGGTGCAAGACAGCGACGGCACCAATATAAGGGAGCTCAAGTTCCGCGTCTTCTATACGCCCCTAAAGGCGTAG